The genomic segment AGCGCCGGCCCACCGATCGCGAGGTCTTCCACGGTGGGCCGGCGCTCGCAAGCTCGCTGGTCCCACCTTACCCTTGGCAAGTGGTCTCATCAAAATGTCCCCGTCCCCGTCGTGGTACTCGACGAACTGGAACCGCCGCTACCGGTCATGGACGACATCGCGCCGACCCAGGCGGGCATCGGCCGCCAGGCGGCCGGCGCAACCACCAGCTCATAGGTGACCACGTTTCGCTGGTCGATGAGCGAGACCGCCTCGTTGTCGGCGGGCTCCAGTGCGTCGGCCAAAAACGCAACGCGGATCTTCACGGCTTTCGGCAGGCCGTACCGCTGGCGAGAATCCCAGGTCGACTGATAGCCGCTGCCGTTGGAGTATTGCAATTCGATGCGGGCGACTTCGGGCGCCAGGGCTTCGGGCGAAGAGAACGCCGTGGAGGACGAGTTCCCGCCGCTGGTGGCCGATACGCTGCTGGCGCGCGAAATCTCTCGCCGCAGCAGGCCCTTGCCACCTCCGCCGCCGGCCACCGACGTGGCGGCCGACTGCGGCATGCCCGATCCACCCGCCATGTAATAGGTCACGGTCTTCACGTCGCTCGACTGGCTGCCGCCTTGCGACGTGCCTTGCATGCCCTGGGCAATCATCATCTGATCGGCCCGCGGCAAACGGCTGACATCGACCTGCAACCAATTCGGGCCGCCAAACAGGCCGGGCATGATCGGCGTGGCATACATCATCGCCGCCTGCGAAAGGTTCTGCGTGGTGGTAATCGTCGTCGAAGCGCTGCTGCTACCCGATCCTCCTCCTCCACCGCCGCCACCGCCGCTTCCTCCTCCTCCGCCCCCGGATCCAGACGAAGTCGTCG from the Pirellulales bacterium genome contains:
- a CDS encoding prepilin-type N-terminal cleavage/methylation domain-containing protein, translated to MRRIPIANCNSPAPHRVLSRHRRAAFTLLEVLLALGLSSVLIGVLAMAIRTQLKASDSGRVDVARAQLARALLKRIGDDVRAAVWYEPIDPNAMVVPPPSSSQGGASNSSSSGTSMASSGGGSGGSSSGSGSSGGGSSGGSSSGGGGSSGSSSSGGSSSGTTSSTGTTSTTSTTSTTITTSTTSTSSTTSSGSGGGGGGSGGGGGGGGGSGSSSASTTITTTQNLSQAAMMYATPIMPGLFGGPNWLQVDVSRLPRADQMMIAQGMQGTSQGGSQSSDVKTVTYYMAGGSGMPQSAATSVAGGGGGKGLLRREISRASSVSATSGGNSSSTAFSSPEALAPEVARIELQYSNGSGYQSTWDSRQRYGLPKAVKIRVAFLADALEPADNEAVSLIDQRNVVTYELVVAPAAWRPMPAWVGAMSSMTGSGGSSSSSTTTGTGTF